The sequence GAGTGTTATAAAGCGTTTCAACAGACCTTATATATACCACAAAACACTTTTAACCTACGGTTTAGGCGAAAGTGCGGTTGCCGAAAGAATTGCTGATTGGGAAAACAGTTTGCCAAAAACCATTAAACTAGCGTATCTACCCTCGTTGGGGAAAGTTCGTTTACGATTATCTTCTAGCGGAGAGGACGAAGTATTTTTAAAAGAAAGCATTGATTCCCGAATGGAAGTTTTAAGTGAAATGCTTTCAGATATTGCTATAGGTTTCGAAGATGAAACCAGTATAGTCGGCAGAATTGCGCATATTTTAAATGAAAAGAAACAAACTTTAAGTCTTGCCGAAAGTTGTACAGGCGGCGCAATTGCAGAGCGGATTACCGCTGAAGCTGGCGCTTCTTCCTTTTTTATGGGAAGCATTGTTCCATACAAAACTGAACTTAAAACTCAGATTTTAGGTGTGCCTTCATCTTTAATAGAAGAATACTCTGTGGTAAGTATTGAAGTAGCCGAAAGTATGGCGGTAAATTCTTGCAAGCTTTTCAATACAGATTATGCTATTGCAACCACAGGAATTGCGGGCCCAACAAAAGGCGATGGAAAAGATGAGGTCGGTACGGTATGCATCGCTATTGCTTCACCAAGAGGAATTGTTTCGGAAAAATTCAACTTTGGTAATGACCGTTACCGTGTTATAGAAAAGACTATAAATAAGGCTTTTGAAATGATCTTAAAAGAAATTTCAAAAAACTGATTTTCTTTTGTTGTACATACCAAAAGAATTACTTAAATTTGCACCCTGTTTTAAAATAACTAATTAAAGTTAAAGGAAATGTCAAGAGTTTGTGAACTTACAGGAAAGAAAGCGATGGTTGGAAACAACGTCTCGCACGCGATGAACAAAACCAAACGTAAGTTTGATGTAAATTTGCTAAAGAAGCGTTTTTATATTCCAGAAGAAGACAAGTGGGTAACCCTTCGTGTTTCAGCTTCTGCGATAAAAGACATCAATAAAAAAGGTATTTCTGCGGTTATGAAAGAAGCTCGCGAAAAAGGCTTTTTAACTAAATAATTGCAATAATCAATAAAGTCTATTATAATGGCTAAAAAAGGAAATAGAGTACAAGTAATTTTGGAGTGCACTGAGCACAAGGAGTCTGGACAAGCTGGAACTTCTCGTTACATCACTACCAAAAATAAAAAAAACACACCGGACAGAATGGAGTTGAAGAAATTCAACCCAATTCTTAAGAAAATGACGGTTCATAAAGAGATTAAATAATATAGGTCATGGCAAAGAAATCAATCGCATCGTTACAATCAGGTTCAAAGCGTTTAACCAAAGCAATAAAAATGGTTAAATCGCCAAAAACAGGAGCATACACATTCTCTGAGTCTATTATGGCTCCAGAAATGGTAAACGACTGGTTAAACAAAAAATAACCAGCTTAAAATATTAGGAAAAAGCCACTTTTTTACGAAGGTGGCTTTTCGTATTTTTACTCTTTCATTTTATAACTTTGACAAAGTTTCAAACTTTGTCAAAGCTGATAAAAGTTAAATAAACGAGTAAGTAATATAAAAGCTGCTAGACCCCTTCCGTCTTTCAAATTGCTTTTAGGGCAATTTGAAATCCACCTTCCCCTGAAATAGGGGAAGGAGCTGTGAAAAGATGATTAATTTTACTGATTACTGATTACTGATTACTGATTACCGAACACTGAATATTGAAAGATGAGTTTTTTTAAAAATATATTTTCCAAAGAAAAAAAGGAAACCCTCGATAAAGGGCTCGAAAAGACAAAAACAACTTTTTTCGACAAACTGAGTAAAGCAGTTGCCGGAAAAAGCAAAGTTGATGACGATGTATTGGATAATTTGGAAGAAATTCTCGTTTCCAGTGATGTTGGCGTAAATACAACACTCAAAATAATTGATAGAATTGAAGCCAGAGTTTCCAAAGATAAATTTTTGGGAACAGATGAATTAAATAAAATACTTCGTGAAGAAATTGCTGGCCTATTGAGCGAAATTGATTCTGGAAACGCCACTGAGTTTGAAATTCCAGAAAACAAAAAGCCCTATGTAATTATGGTTGTTGGCGTGAATGGCGTTGGTAAAACCACAACAATCGGAAAGCTTGCATATCAATTTAAAAAAGCTGGAAAGAAAGTTGTTTTGGGAGCTGCGGATACTTTTCGCGCTGCGGCAATAGATCAGTTACAAATTTGGGCGGACCGAACTGATGTTATTCTTGTAAAACAAAGTATGGGTAGCGATCCAGCAAGCGTTGCTTTTGACACACTGCAAAGCGCCGTTAACCAAAATGCGGATGTAGTTATTATTGACACCGCTGGACGACTTCACAATAAAGTTAATTTAATGAACGAGCTCACAAAAGTGAAGCGAGTAATGCAAAAAGTAATTCCAGATGCACCGCACGATGTGCTTTTGGTTTTGGACGGCTCTACAGGTCAAAATGCTTTTGAACAAGCAAAACAATTCACAGCTGCAACCGAAGTAACTTCCCTAGCCGTTACAAAACTAGACGGAACAGCGAAAGGTGGCGTTGTTATAGGTATCAGTGACCAATTTAAAATTCCTGTAAAGTATATTGGAGTAGGTGAAGGTATGGAAGATCTTCAAGTGTTCAACAAATTTGAGTTTGTAGATTCCTTCTTCAAATAAAGCCTACTATGAAAATAAGCCACGAATTCAAGAATATTTTAATTAATATTCGTGAATTCGTGGCTAAGATTAGACTGTTACGTCTTTATTTTTTCTCTTTTTTCTCTCTTCTAACTAAAGCGTTTCCTTCAACCAACTAAAGAACTCACGTTGCCAAACAAGTGCGTTTTGAGGTTGCAACACCCAATGGTTTTCTTCGGGAAGATAAAGTAGTTTACTTTTTATTCCCTTTAATTGCGCAGCCTGAAACGCACCTAAACCTTGTTCAATTGGTACGCGGTAATCTTTTCCACCTTGAACAATCATTATTGGAGTATCCCATTTGTCAACATAAGTTATTGGGTTAAATTCGTTAAAAGATTTCTGTGCTTTCGCATTGTCTTTTTCCCAATAAGCACCGCCCATATCATGGTTTACGAAGAATAATTCCTCAGTAGTCCCATACATTGCACGCGTGTCAAAAACGCCATCGTGAGCAATAAATGTTTTGAAACGACCGTCATGATTTCCAGCTAACCAAAACACAGAATAACCACCAAAACTTGCGCCAATAGCGCCAAGACGATTTTTATCTACATATGGTTCTTTGGAAACATCGTCAATAGCATCAAGATAATCTTGCATTGCGCCACCGCCCCAATCGCCGCTTATTTCAGCATTCCATTCCACACCGTGGCCTGGCATTCCTCTTCGGTTTGGTGCAACAATAATGTACCCTTCGGAAGCCATTAATTGGAAATTCCAACGCGTAGAATAAAACTGCGACAAAGCAGATTGTGGTCCGCCCTGAGCATAAAGCAAGGTTGGATATTTTTTATTTTTGTCGAAGTTTGGCGGAAGGATTACCCAAACTAACATTTGCTTGCCATCCTTGGTTGTCACCATTCTTTTTTCAACAGTTGGTAAATCAAGTTTCCCGTAGAATTTAGTATTTACTTGTGTAAGTTGCTTAAAAGTTTTGTTTTTTAAATCGAAAGTAAAAATTTCCGAAGCATGGTTCATATCTGTTCTAGTAACAATCAACTGACCATTATTTTCGGCAACAATTCCGGTTACATCAAATTGTCCTTTTGAAATTTGCTCCACAACCGCCATTTTTCGAGTTTTCCCAGGGTAATCAACTTTAAAAAGCTGCACGGTTCCATCAACCGGAGCCGTGAAATAAATATCCTTATTGTTGCTCGCCCAAAGAAATCCGTTTACAGTTCCGTCCCATTGTGAAGTAAGATTTTGTTTCACACCATCCTGAAGCACGATAATATCGTTTTTATCAGCTTCATAACCTGGAGTTTTCATCTGTAAATATGCCAAAGCTCCAGCTTTTGAAAACGCTGGCTGCGTATCATAACCTTTGTTTTCTTCGGTAATATTTTCAGTTTTTTTGTCTGAAAGATTATATTTATAAATATCTGTATTGGTACTTATAACATAATCCGTTCCAGCAGATTTTTTACTTACGTAATAAATATTTTCACCTTTTGGTCCCCAAACATAATCTTCATCACCGCCAAAAGGAGCTTGCGGTGTATAGTATGGTTGGCCAGGAGTTATATCTGTTTCCGCACCCGTTTTTGTGTCTTTGTAAAAAACGTGGTTGTAGCTTCCGTCGTTATAAGTGTCCCAATGTCTGTAATCTAAAGAGGTAAAAACGTAGGCATCGCTCTTTGGTAAATCCTTGTAAATATCTTTACCTGTTATGTCTTTTACGTGAACAGGTTTATTCATCAACAGAAACTGTCCATTTGGTGAAATATTTTTATCGGCAACTTTGACCTCTTCTTTAGTAACTTCTGCAAAATTGCCGCCAGAAACTTTCATTGCGAAATATTTTGAATCGAAGCTATTCTCTTCCATATTTGGAGTGGAGACCTTATAGAATAGAACTTCGCCGTTATCGGAAATACCCATTGGGCTTACTTTTTTAACCTGCCACAAAAGTTCAGGTGTCATTGTTTTTTGTGCGAACAAAAAGCCAGCGCATAGAAACGCTAGCAGGAATGTTATTTTTTTCATCTTTAAGTAATTATTGAATTTTTAAGAAGTGTAAAGTTAGTTAAAAAAAATTGCAGTAATCAATAGCAGCTGGTAGTTATCAGCTTGGAATACATAAATATTTCTTAATGAAAATATTACCAATTGAAACGAAATCTATATTTGCTCAACTTAAAAACTCCTTGTTATGAAAACTGCTTTTAAACTTTTGGTACTTTCCTTTTTTTTGATGGCTTTTCAATGTGATGATGAAGATGAATTAATTTATAATAATTTTAAAATAAGTGTAACTCCGCAAGCTACGTTTTCCTTACAGGATACAATTTGGATAGAAGGTAAAATATCATCAAAGATTTATAATGCAGATACAAATGATTCAATTCCATATATTAATCCACCAATTCAAGAAGTGTTTTATGTAATGAAATTAATTGATTCAAATCTCAATGCAAATAGTGAAGGAGCATTGGAACAATTTGGAATAATAAATAATCTGGGCGAATCATTCCCATGGCGATGTGATAAGTCTGATTTAAGGATTGAAAGCGTTCTTAATTCTCAAGGTGATTCATATAGTTTTAAAATTGGTTTTGTCCCATTGCAGAAAGCGGATTATGTTTTCAGTTTTACAGAGGGAAAATTGACGAATCCCGAAAGAAATGAAAATATAGCTCAAGATTATCTTTTGAGTTCGAGACCAGATGCAATAGGTTTCGAGAGATGTGGTGAATACAGTTACAGAATATTAAATGAAACAGATAGAGAATTCTATTTCTCTGTACGATGATTTAAAACTAGGTATTTCAATAATTAAATAACGCTGCTAACTTACCCCAAAGTTCATCGTCAAACCCCGAGGGACCAGGAAGTGGGTTTCCCGCATTACCGCCCATACGAATCACAATTAAATCCTGACTAGGGACGATGTATAATTTTTGATCGTCTTTTCCCAAAGCAGCAAAGAGATCATCGGGTGCATTTGGGATTAATTTCCCTTGAAGTTCAAGTGTTGTTTGCGGGAGTCTATAACTTTCCTTGCCATTTAGCCACCACAAGTAACCATAAGCTTTGTTTAGATTTTGTGAAGTACTTGTCATTGATTGAAAATAGTTTTCATCCAACAATTGATAACCATCCCAATTTCCGTGATTTAGGTTTAATATTCCAAAACGAGCCATAGAACGAGCATTGCTAAAAAATACACGGTTGTAATTAAATTGCAACCAAGTGCCCGACATTCCGATAGGATTTTTTAGTTTTTCACTAAAATAATTGTCAAATCCTTCAGGAATTGCAACATCCATAACGGGCTGTAACAGAGTGTAAAAAGCGTTGTGATAAAACCAAAAACTTCCTGGTTCATTTAAATACTGCAAACATTCAGGCTTAATGCAAGATGTGTCTGCAACGTTATAATCTCCACCAGAAGTCATAGTAAGTTGATGGCGGATTGTTATTGCCGCCTCCTGCTCAGATGTCATTACTGTCCAACCTAGTCCCAAATACTCAGTGGTTGAATCATCAAGACTCAGGTAGCCATCTTGTAGTGCCATTCCAGTCGTAAAAGCTGTCAGCGTTTTTCCTGCCGAGTTCCACTCGTGTGGGGTTGCTGAAGTAAAATCGTTATAATAATACTCTACAACAATGCGCCCATTCTTAAGAATTATAAAGGCATCTGTATTTTTTTCGTCTAAAAATGCTTTAAGCTCGGGTAGAAATGCAGTATTCCAGTTTAAAGATTCTGGACTAACCGATTCCCAAACTTCAGAATTGGTCGGTGGAAAATAGGGCTTAATTGAAACGGTTTCTGTATTGTCGTCAGTTTGGGAACAACCTGAGAAGAAAGCGAATAACAAAATAATCATCAAAATGGAAGGTTTCATAACTTGTGGTTTTAGCTTTGACCATTCTTTATTGTTATGGTTTAAAATGGTTGTATCTTTGCACCCCGATAATAAAAATTTATATGCGTACCAAAACTTTAAAGAAGAACAAAATTAACGTAGTAACCCTAGGCTGCTCCAAAAACGTTTATGACAGCGAAATATTGATGGGCCAGCTTCGCGCCAGCAATAAAGAAGTTGTACACGAAGAGGAGGGCAATATCGTAGTGATAAACACTTGCGGTTTTATTGCCAATGCGAAGGAAGAAAGCATCAATACAATTCTTGAGTACGTTCAGAAGAAAGAAGAAGGCTTGGTGGATAAAGTTTTTGTTACGGGTTGTCTTTCCGAAAGATACAAGCCAGACTTGCAAAAGGAAATCCCGAATGTGGATGAATATTTTGGAACGACCGAACTTCCTGGACTTTTGAAAGCTTTGGGAGCAGATTATAAGCACGAATTGATAGGTGAACGCGTAACAACTACCCCTAAAAATTACGCGTACTTTAAAATAGCTGAAGGTTGTGACCGTCCGTGTTCATTCTGCGCAATTCCAATTATGCGTGGAAAACACAAAAGCACTCCAATGGAAGATTTGATTATTGAAGCCGAAAAGCTTGCTGCAAAAGGTGTGAAAGAATTGATTTTAATAGCACAAGATTTAACATATTACGGACTTGATTTATACAAGAAACGAAACCTTGCAGAACTACTTCAAAAATTAGTAAAAGTTGAAGGCATTGAATGGATTCGTTTGCATTACGCTTTCCCAACGGGTTTTCCGATGGATGTATTGGACGTTATGCGCAACGAGCCTAAAATTTGTAATTATATAGATATTCCATTGCAACATATTTCTGACCCAATTTTGAAGTCAATGCGCCGCGGAACTACAAAAGCAAAGACTACCAAATTGCTGGAAGAATTTAGAGCAGCTGTTCCTGACATGACCATCAGGACTACATTAATCGTTGGTTATCCCGGCGAAACTGAAGAAGATTTCCAAACCCTAAAACAATGGGTAAAAGATATGCGTTTTGAGCGCTTAGGTTGTTTTACCTATAGTCATGAAGAAAATACGCACGCTTATAATCTTGAAGACGATGTGCCAGAAAAAATAAAAATGAATCGCGCTAACGAGATTATGGAAATCCAATCTCAAATTTCGTGGGAGCTGAACCAACAGAAAATAGGTAAAGAATTCCGTGTAGTAATTGACAGAAAGGAAGGTAGCTATTTTATTGGAAGAACTGAATTTGATAGCCCTGACGTTGATAACGAAGTGCTTATAAATGCTGAAGATAGTTATATGCGTACTGGCGAATTTTTCAATGTGAAAATCACTGCAGCAGAGGATTTTGATTTATATGCTGAAGTGATTTAATCGTCTTACTGAACCCTTCGGCAAGCTCAGGATGAACTAAAGTTGGAGGATTGGTTTTTATGTAGCAGTAGTAATTTAAAGTTTCACGCAAAGCGGCCAAGTCGCAAATATTGCTATCTTCTTAATTAAATACCTTTAAGCCACTCCTGATATTTTTCTCCCAAAATTGGAACCGGCTTTTCTCCTCCGTTTATTGCACCCATCAATCCAATTACCCATAAAACGATTAAGAAAATACTACCTAATATTGATACTATCCAACCTAAAATTGGGATTACATTTATGATGGATAATGCTAAACCTGTAATGCCCAAACCCAGTGATTGGCGTATGTGATACGCGGCAAAGGAATTCTTTTTCTCGTTGTTCATCACAAAAGCAATTATGAGTCCAACGATTGTTATATAGGCGATAATCCCTATTGTTTTTCCATCTTCAACTGTATTTATAGATGTTCTTGACGTTGTGTTTGGTGGTAATTGAGAGTTAGTTTCGTTTTCCATGATTTTTTGGTATTTATTAAAGTGAATTTTAAACTTCTTATTATTACAATAGTTACTAGGATTTACTAAAGACAGTCTACTTTGATTGAAAATATACTTCTTTCGTTTTACCAGTGTCATTATCTAAATATTTCAGCACTAGATTGCCTTTGGCATCAAAATGAGCCGCGCCATTTATAGTTGAAGAAGTATAGCGGTATAAACCTTCTTTTGGTGTAGGAGTTAATTTGGCATAAACACTGGATGAGCCGCTTTCTGAAAGCTCAAGGCCGTTTTTATTAGATTTTATTTGAAGAGCAGCATTATTAAAATACAAGTGTGCTGGAATTCTTTCAATCTTATTTTTGCTATTAGAGTTATGCCAAAAATCTGGAACAGCGATGCTTTTTTCTGCTACTTTAGCGTGCGTGTGATCTGGCGTTGACACTCCTTTTTCTTCTACTTTGGAAGTTTTTTGTGCATAAGACGGCATCGTAATTAGTATGCAGAATAGCATTCCTGTTAGTAAAATTGCTTTTTTCATGATTATTTATTTTTATGATTAATACTTTTTTATAATTTGTGGTTTATATGCTTTCGCCGTTAGCAAGTTTTTTTCGATGGATTTAAATTGGCATTTCTTTAAATATTACCGGATTCAATCAATACGCATAAAATCAAAAACCAAAGGCTCAAAACCGCGCTTTGCTCTATCACGACCACTTCTATCGCCATTAGGGATTTCCTCCAACTCCAATGTTGTATCATTAATTTGCATAATTCTATATTTTGTAATTGGAGGAAATGGGCTATCTTGGAAGCGTGGACTTTTGGCTAAATCAACATATAACAGATTTCCTTCCACATGATAGCGCCCAATAAGATATTCATTTATAATACAACTTTCATCATACCATCGCAATTTCATTTTACCATCTGATGAAAAATGCAAACGATCTGATTCTCTTGTACATATATTTTGATAATCCACCAGTTCTGGGTTTGAATGTTTGTTTAAAAAGCCTGTTTTTTCAAAAGCCCAACTTCCCCAAAGAATTCCTGGAAGTGGCTGTTGTAGGGTTACGCAACCGAAAGTTATATAACAAACCAACACTAATAAAATTACACTTTTTAGTTTTGAGCGTTTCATACTAAACGATTTTTATTTAAATGCTATCCATCCTGCGTTTGGTGATAATTGTATTTTTCCAATATCCATCCAAAAATCTTCCGCCAATTACTTCTTCTTGATATTAAACTTCCCTTCAATTACTGCTTTTTTATGATTTTTTGAATATAAGGTTCCTGAGAAAGTACCTTCAGAATGTGTATCTCCAATGGATGTGATGGTGATCGTAGTTTTGCCTTCCTTCCCGTCTGCGCTTTTATATTGGGTGCGATACACCTCGGTGAGCGGACCGTCTTTTTTTACATTTTGTAAAGTTATATTAGCATATGGCACATCATAAGATTTCTCTTCTACAGGATTCTCCAAAAAGTTTAATCTCAGCAAAAGAAGTAAACTGTAATCGGTTAAACTGGCGGTTGGGAGATTCGGGGAAAATGCTTTTCCCGATATTGTTTTGGCATCTAGTTCGATGTCCCTTCCATCATCTAAGTGAATAATAGCATAAGATCCATTCCCCGTTTCCGTTTTGGATGTTGACGTATCATCAGTACCATTTTCAGTTTTTGAATTGTTTTTGCACCCTGTTATAATAATTGTGAAGATTCCTAAAAGCAGTATCAACCGTTTTGTTTTAAACATAATATTGTGTTTTAAAATTAGTTTAATTAAATCCTGTGAAATTTTAATTCGATAGCTCCAAAATTTAAAACTTTAAAACTTTAAAAATTCCATTGAATTTACATCCGTTCAATCACGCGTTTTGCCAAGATTTTGGTTTTCTCAATCTTCTCTTGTTTATCCATCATATTCTTATTACCGTACATGATTGATAGCGATACATAAAAAATATACCCATCTTCAGCTACGCGCAATTGCCCGCCACCAAGGTCGCTCCAGCTCGCTTTATCGCCCACGTCAGAAACCTCTTCGGGATTCCATTTTTTATAAATTCCGTTGTTTTGGCCTTCCCAAATCGCATCGATTTGCGAATTAGTGTGTTGACCATCTCTAGCAAAATTGAGACTTGCGGAAAAAAGAGTCATTATCCCTTTGTTTATGCTCCAGTCATATGAGCAAATTGTACCATGACTACTCTTTTGTTCTAGCTCATTTTCTTCAGAAAGTCCAAACACTTCCATAATGTCTTCTTTGTTCATTAGCTCACAGATATCATCTCGTTTGCTGGAACCGGCAAAATTTTCGTCATCTTCCAAATTGTCTATTTGGTCTTTTAGATTTTTTTCACTTTTTTTATCATTACACGAAACCCCTATAATGAATAAGGAAAAAAACATTAAAAGCGCTACTGTTTTTTGAAATTTGAATTTGTTTTTCATTGTTGTTGATTTTTAAAAATTGAAAAAATGGTTTTAATGAACTGAGCTATATTCTTCTTTTTAAATGTTTCACAGAAATTTAAAAGTTTCATCTAATAAACATTTTAATAGCTCAAACTGTTTAATCCTTAAATTTCGAGCAAAACTATCTTTATGGTATATCTATATCAGCCAACTCTTTTCCACCATAATCTGAAAATAGTTTTGGAGTTTTGTCTAATGTTAAATTAGCCTGTTCCAAATGAGATCTTTTTACATTTTGAAGACTCATTCCATATTCAAAACAATTACTAAACACCACATCGTGGATGTTTAGGAATTTTGAATCTCCAAGAAAAATTGCGCCGTTTGGCTTTTCAGTGGTTCTGCCAGCATTTTTAAAAATTACATGGCCAATTTCATTTAAAGGACTACTTGAATCTATATTTAACTGTTGCCAAAAGCCAGCAACATCGTGTTCGCCACGAATGATTATTGGCTCTGCTGCTGTGCCTACCATTACTAAAGAAGCCTTATTGGATAGATGCATCCAGTTTTGGGCTGATATAATAATTTCCACTCCAGGTTCTACGGTAAGTACACCGTCTTGATATCTAAAGTTATTTTGAAGAAAATAGGGCACATCCAATTTTGACCAAGTGGCATCGCCTTTTAGATTCTCGCGATCTATGTAGACATAATCGTTTTTGTTTCCAGAAAAACTGTTGCTGCCGTTAAACATATTTAAGCGCGTAATATTTGTTTTCACGGGTATGTTATTTTTAGTGAAGGTGCTATTCTTCATATTTATGTTATTCACATCTTTCGCTACATCGTCCCTAACGAACATTCCAGTAAATTTGCTATTTGAAACCGTACAGTTTTCCATTTTTATACTGCTGGCTTCACCATAGATTGCTAAAGCTGATTTAGAATTACCACCTCCTGCATAATCTATCGTTACATAATTCATTACATTATTTGAGTTCGGGCTCTCGGTATAAATACCGCGCCAAAACCCTGGCGTTTTTTCTTTCCCGGTTAGAAGAATTGGTTTTGCGGCGGTACCTATCATACTAAAGGAAGATTTATCTTTAAATTCCATACCTGCATTTTGTTCAAAAGCAATCACTACGCCTGGCTCGATGGTCAGTTTGCCATCGATTCTAGTAAAACAAGTAATTATATAATCTATTGGAGCTTCGGGATTATCTTTTAAAACCGTATTTGGATTGTCTTTAAAATAGTTACAGTCCAATGTTAATGGCGCTGTATTTCCTTTCGGTGAATTCGGACTTGTGGCGTCGCCATCTTCTTCTGTGATGGAGGCGCTACTATCTTTTTGTAAATCTGAATTTGCGTCTCCAGCATCATCTGTATTTGAAGCATCTACTTGCTCTAAATTTGAGTCATCATTTGATGCTTCACCATCTTTTCCATTGCGACAGCTGGTAAAGGCAATGCCCACCAAAAGTACCAACAATAACATTTTAAATTTAAATTGAATCGCTTTCATATTTATAATTTTGAGTAATTAAGATTATGATGTAACATATTGTTCTTTTTTAGGTGAGGTTGATAATAAATAGATTAATAGTGAAATTTTTAACCAGCATTACGCATTTAATAGAACTATTTTTTTTTATAAACCCCCATAGCTTTCTCAGGACTTATTACAATAGTACCTGAACCGTGGTAAATGTCTTCTTTGTTACCATTCTTTTGGAATTCACCTTCAAAATTGAGTGTAAAGCACGCAGCTCCGCTCATTGGCATGGGCAAGACATACTTTAGGTCTGAAAAAGTCATGGTTCCAGAAATACCATTATATTCATCACCTTGATCTTTAGGGCGTATGGATAAAGTGGAAGCACTTTTATCTCCACGTTTAACGTTGGTAAAAGGCTTTAAGTTTTCATCTACTCTAATTATGCCAAAAATACCAGCTTTGCCACGGTTGTATTTCTTTCCAATAAACATCATAATAGTACGGTTTCGTCCTCCTTGTTCATCGGTTAAAGATTTTTGGTCGTTATATATGGCACCTCCTTCTTTACTGGGTACAGTCTCCGAAAATTCAATAGTTTCAGATCCCTTTACCAACGTTATATCAAAGCTATGGGTTGCATCTGTTGTTTTCTCTTTTTTATCAGCTACTACCTTTTCTTTTTCAGCATCAGTTGATTCGTTCTTTTTATTATTGCAACTTGTAAAGGCAACATTAATAAGTAGCAGAATCAGCAGTATTTTCCCTGTTTGTTTTATCATTTTCAAGGTTTTGAATATGTGTTGAAATATTTCCATTTTTTATTGGTTTTTACAGTTTGTCATATTTTTAAATCTGAAATAATTATCATTACCAATTACAACCTAAGTCATTCTAACTTATCCTAAAATAAAAACCTCTGTGCAATTGAGTGAT comes from Aequorivita sublithincola DSM 14238 and encodes:
- a CDS encoding DUF4870 domain-containing protein; amino-acid sequence: MENETNSQLPPNTTSRTSINTVEDGKTIGIIAYITIVGLIIAFVMNNEKKNSFAAYHIRQSLGLGITGLALSIINVIPILGWIVSILGSIFLIVLWVIGLMGAINGGEKPVPILGEKYQEWLKGI
- the rimO gene encoding 30S ribosomal protein S12 methylthiotransferase RimO — encoded protein: MRTKTLKKNKINVVTLGCSKNVYDSEILMGQLRASNKEVVHEEEGNIVVINTCGFIANAKEESINTILEYVQKKEEGLVDKVFVTGCLSERYKPDLQKEIPNVDEYFGTTELPGLLKALGADYKHELIGERVTTTPKNYAYFKIAEGCDRPCSFCAIPIMRGKHKSTPMEDLIIEAEKLAAKGVKELILIAQDLTYYGLDLYKKRNLAELLQKLVKVEGIEWIRLHYAFPTGFPMDVLDVMRNEPKICNYIDIPLQHISDPILKSMRRGTTKAKTTKLLEEFRAAVPDMTIRTTLIVGYPGETEEDFQTLKQWVKDMRFERLGCFTYSHEENTHAYNLEDDVPEKIKMNRANEIMEIQSQISWELNQQKIGKEFRVVIDRKEGSYFIGRTEFDSPDVDNEVLINAEDSYMRTGEFFNVKITAAEDFDLYAEVI